One genomic window of Mus musculus strain C57BL/6J chromosome 4, GRCm38.p6 C57BL/6J includes the following:
- the Dvl1 gene encoding segment polarity protein dishevelled homolog DVL-1 isoform X3: MAETKIIYHMDEEETPYLVKLPVAPERVTLADFKNVLSNRPVHAYKFFFKSMDQDFGVVKEEIFDDNAKLPCFNGRVVSWLVLAEGAHSDAGSQGTDSHTDLPPPLERTGGIGDSRPPSFHPNVASSRDGMDNETGTESMVSHRRERARRRNRDEAARTNGHPRGDRRRDLGLPPDSASTVLSSELESSSFIDSDEEDNTSRLSSSTEQSTSSRLVRKHKCRRRKQRLRQTDRASSFSSITDSTMSLNIITVTLNMERHHFLGISIVGQSNDRGDGGIYIGSIMKGGAVAADGRIEPGDMLLQVNDVNFENMSNDDAVRVLREIVSQTGPISLTVAKCWDPTPRSYFTIPRADPVRPIDPAAWLSHTAALTGALPRYELEEAPLTVKSDMSAIVRVMQLPDSGLEIRDRMWLKITIANAVIGADVVDWLYTHVEGFKERREARKYASSMLKHGFLRHTVNKITFSEQCYYVFGDLCSNLASLNLNSGSSGASDQDTLAPLPHPSVPWPLGQGYPYQYPGPPPCFPPAYQDPGFSCGSGSAGSQQSEGSKSSGSTRSSHRTPGREERRATGAGGSGSESDHTVPSGSGSTGWWERPVSQLSRGSSPRSQASAVAPGLPPLHPLTKAYAVVGGPPGGPPVRELAAVPPELTGSRQSFQKAMGNPCEFFVDIM; the protein is encoded by the exons ATGGCGGAGACCAAAATCATCTACCACATGGACGAGGAGGAGACGCCGTACCTGGTCAAGCTGCCCGTAGCTCCCGAGCGCGTCACGCTGGCCGACTTCAAGAACGTGCTCAGCAACCGGCCGGTGCACGCCTACAAATTCTTCTTCAAGTCCATGGACCAGGACTTCGG GGTGGTGAAGGAGGAGATCTTCGATGACAATGCCAAGTTGCCCTGCTTCAATGGCCGGGTGGTTTCCTGG CTGGTCCTGGCTGAGGGCGCTCACTCGGATGCAGGGTCCCAGGGCACTGACAGCCACACGGACCTGCCCCCACCCCTTGAGAGGACAGGCGGCATTGGGGACTCCAGGCCCCCCTCCTTCCA TCCAAATGTTGCCAGTAGCCGGGACGGAATGGACAATGAGACAGGCACAGAGTCTATGGTCAGTCACCGGCGGGAGCGAGCCCGACGTCGAAACCGCGATGAGG CTGCCCGGACCAATGGGCACCCGAGAGGGGATCGGCGGCGGGACCTGGGACTACCTCCAGACAGTGCATCCACTGTACTGAGCAGTGAGCTTGAATCTAGCAGCTTTATTGACTCAGATGAGGAGGACAATACGAGCCG GCTGAGCAGCTCCACAGAGCAGAGCACCTCCTCTCGGCTAGTTCGGAAGCACAAATGCCGTCGTCGGAAGCAGCGCTTGAGGCAGACAGACCGG GCATCCTCCTTCAGCAGCATCACAGACTCCACCATGTCCCTGAACATCATCACCGTCACTCTCAACATGG AGAGGCACCACTTCCTGGGCATCAGCATCGTGGGCCAGAGCAACGACCGGGGTGATGGCGGCATCTACATTGGATCCATCATGAAGGGCGGGGCCGTGGCTGCTGATGGCCGCATTGAGCCGGGCGACATGTTGCTGCAG GTGAACGATGTCAACTTTGAGAACATGAGCAATGACGACGCTGTACGGGTGCTTCGGGAGATCGTGTCCCAGACAGG GCCCATCAGTCTCACAGTGGCCAAGTGCTGGGACCCAACCCCTCGGAGCTACTTCACCATCCCAAGGG CTGACCCAGTGCGACCCATCGACCCGGCTGCCTGGCTGTCCCACACAGCAGCACTGACGGGTGCCCTGCCCCGCTATG AGCTTGAGGAGGCACCGCTGACTGTGAAGAGTGACATGAGTGCCATTGTCCGCGTCATGCAGTTGCCAGACTCAGGACTGGAGATCCGGGACCGCATGTGGCTTAAGATCACCATTGCCAATGCTGTCATTG GGGCGGATGTGGTGGACTGGCTGTACACACACGTGGAGGGCTTCAAGGAGCGAAGGGAGGCAAGAAAGTATGCCAGCAGTATGCTGAAGCACGGTTTCCTGAGGCACACCGTGAACAAGATCACCTTTTCTGAGCAGTGCTACTATGTCTTTGGCGACCTGTGCAGTA aCCTCGCATCCCTGAACCTCAACAGTGGCTCCAGTGGAGCCTCAGATCAGGACACACTGGCCCCACTGCCCCACCCATCAGTACCCTGGCCCTTGGGTCAAGGCTACCCCTACCAGTACCCAGgacccccgccctgcttcccgcCTGCTTACCAGGACCCTGGCTTCAGCTGCGGCAGCGGCAGTGCTGGGAGCCAGCAGAGTGAAG GGAGCAAGAGCAGTGGGTCCACACGGAGCAGCCATCGGACCCCAGGCCGAGAGGAGCGCCGGGCAACTGGAGCTGGGGGTAGTGGCAGTGAATCAGACCACACAGTACCAAGTGGGTCTGGTAGCACCGGCTGGTGGGAGCGGCCTGTCAGCCAGCTTAGCCGTGGCAGTAGCCCTCGAAGTCAGGCTTCAGCTGTTGCCCCAGGGCTCCCCCCACTGCACCCCCTTACAAAGGCCTATGCAGTAGTGGGTGGGCCACCTGGAGGGCCACCCGTCCGGGAGCTGGCTGCTGTCCCTCCAGAACTTACAGGTAGCCGCCAGTCCTTCCAAAAGGCCATGGGAAACCCCTGTGAGTTCTTTGTGGACATCATGTGA
- the Dvl1 gene encoding segment polarity protein dishevelled homolog DVL-1 isoform X4, protein MAETKIIYHMDEEETPYLVKLPVAPERVTLADFKNVLSNRPVHAYKFFFKSMDQDFGVVKEEIFDDNAKLPCFNGRVVSWLVLAEGAHSDAGSQGTDSHTDLPPPLERTGGIGDSRPPSFHPNVASSRDGMDNETGTESMVSHRRERARRRNRDEAARTNGHPRGDRRRDLGLPPDSASTVLSSELESSSFIDSDEEDNTSRLSSSTEQSTSSRLVRKHKCRRRKQRLRQTDRASSFSSITDSTMSLNIITVTLNMERHHFLGISIVGQSNDRGDGGIYIGSIMKGGAVAADGRIEPGDMLLQVNDVNFENMSNDDAVRVLREIVSQTGPISLTVAKCWDPTPRSYFTIPRELEEAPLTVKSDMSAIVRVMQLPDSGLEIRDRMWLKITIANAVIGADVVDWLYTHVEGFKERREARKYASSMLKHGFLRHTVNKITFSEQCYYVFGDLCSNLASLNLNSGSSGASDQDTLAPLPHPSVPWPLGQGYPYQYPGPPPCFPPAYQDPGFSCGSGSAGSQQSEGSKSSGSTRSSHRTPGREERRATGAGGSGSESDHTVPSGSGSTGWWERPVSQLSRGSSPRSQASAVAPGLPPLHPLTKAYAVVGGPPGGPPVRELAAVPPELTGSRQSFQKAMGNPCEFFVDIM, encoded by the exons ATGGCGGAGACCAAAATCATCTACCACATGGACGAGGAGGAGACGCCGTACCTGGTCAAGCTGCCCGTAGCTCCCGAGCGCGTCACGCTGGCCGACTTCAAGAACGTGCTCAGCAACCGGCCGGTGCACGCCTACAAATTCTTCTTCAAGTCCATGGACCAGGACTTCGG GGTGGTGAAGGAGGAGATCTTCGATGACAATGCCAAGTTGCCCTGCTTCAATGGCCGGGTGGTTTCCTGG CTGGTCCTGGCTGAGGGCGCTCACTCGGATGCAGGGTCCCAGGGCACTGACAGCCACACGGACCTGCCCCCACCCCTTGAGAGGACAGGCGGCATTGGGGACTCCAGGCCCCCCTCCTTCCA TCCAAATGTTGCCAGTAGCCGGGACGGAATGGACAATGAGACAGGCACAGAGTCTATGGTCAGTCACCGGCGGGAGCGAGCCCGACGTCGAAACCGCGATGAGG CTGCCCGGACCAATGGGCACCCGAGAGGGGATCGGCGGCGGGACCTGGGACTACCTCCAGACAGTGCATCCACTGTACTGAGCAGTGAGCTTGAATCTAGCAGCTTTATTGACTCAGATGAGGAGGACAATACGAGCCG GCTGAGCAGCTCCACAGAGCAGAGCACCTCCTCTCGGCTAGTTCGGAAGCACAAATGCCGTCGTCGGAAGCAGCGCTTGAGGCAGACAGACCGG GCATCCTCCTTCAGCAGCATCACAGACTCCACCATGTCCCTGAACATCATCACCGTCACTCTCAACATGG AGAGGCACCACTTCCTGGGCATCAGCATCGTGGGCCAGAGCAACGACCGGGGTGATGGCGGCATCTACATTGGATCCATCATGAAGGGCGGGGCCGTGGCTGCTGATGGCCGCATTGAGCCGGGCGACATGTTGCTGCAG GTGAACGATGTCAACTTTGAGAACATGAGCAATGACGACGCTGTACGGGTGCTTCGGGAGATCGTGTCCCAGACAGG GCCCATCAGTCTCACAGTGGCCAAGTGCTGGGACCCAACCCCTCGGAGCTACTTCACCATCCCAAGGG AGCTTGAGGAGGCACCGCTGACTGTGAAGAGTGACATGAGTGCCATTGTCCGCGTCATGCAGTTGCCAGACTCAGGACTGGAGATCCGGGACCGCATGTGGCTTAAGATCACCATTGCCAATGCTGTCATTG GGGCGGATGTGGTGGACTGGCTGTACACACACGTGGAGGGCTTCAAGGAGCGAAGGGAGGCAAGAAAGTATGCCAGCAGTATGCTGAAGCACGGTTTCCTGAGGCACACCGTGAACAAGATCACCTTTTCTGAGCAGTGCTACTATGTCTTTGGCGACCTGTGCAGTA aCCTCGCATCCCTGAACCTCAACAGTGGCTCCAGTGGAGCCTCAGATCAGGACACACTGGCCCCACTGCCCCACCCATCAGTACCCTGGCCCTTGGGTCAAGGCTACCCCTACCAGTACCCAGgacccccgccctgcttcccgcCTGCTTACCAGGACCCTGGCTTCAGCTGCGGCAGCGGCAGTGCTGGGAGCCAGCAGAGTGAAG GGAGCAAGAGCAGTGGGTCCACACGGAGCAGCCATCGGACCCCAGGCCGAGAGGAGCGCCGGGCAACTGGAGCTGGGGGTAGTGGCAGTGAATCAGACCACACAGTACCAAGTGGGTCTGGTAGCACCGGCTGGTGGGAGCGGCCTGTCAGCCAGCTTAGCCGTGGCAGTAGCCCTCGAAGTCAGGCTTCAGCTGTTGCCCCAGGGCTCCCCCCACTGCACCCCCTTACAAAGGCCTATGCAGTAGTGGGTGGGCCACCTGGAGGGCCACCCGTCCGGGAGCTGGCTGCTGTCCCTCCAGAACTTACAGGTAGCCGCCAGTCCTTCCAAAAGGCCATGGGAAACCCCTGTGAGTTCTTTGTGGACATCATGTGA
- the Dvl1 gene encoding segment polarity protein dishevelled homolog DVL-1 isoform 1 (isoform 1 is encoded by transcript variant 1), translating to MAETKIIYHMDEEETPYLVKLPVAPERVTLADFKNVLSNRPVHAYKFFFKSMDQDFGVVKEEIFDDNAKLPCFNGRVVSWLVLAEGAHSDAGSQGTDSHTDLPPPLERTGGIGDSRPPSFHPNVASSRDGMDNETGTESMVSHRRERARRRNRDEAARTNGHPRGDRRRDLGLPPDSASTVLSSELESSSFIDSDEEDNTSRLSSSTEQSTSSRLVRKHKCRRRKQRLRQTDRASSFSSITDSTMSLNIITVTLNMERHHFLGISIVGQSNDRGDGGIYIGSIMKGGAVAADGRIEPGDMLLQVNDVNFENMSNDDAVRVLREIVSQTGPISLTVAKCWDPTPRSYFTIPRADPVRPIDPAAWLSHTAALTGALPRYGTSPCSSAITRTSSSSLTSSVPGAPQLEEAPLTVKSDMSAIVRVMQLPDSGLEIRDRMWLKITIANAVIGADVVDWLYTHVEGFKERREARKYASSMLKHGFLRHTVNKITFSEQCYYVFGDLCSNLASLNLNSGSSGASDQDTLAPLPHPSVPWPLGQGYPYQYPGPPPCFPPAYQDPGFSCGSGSAGSQQSEGSKSSGSTRSSHRTPGREERRATGAGGSGSESDHTVPSGSGSTGWWERPVSQLSRGSSPRSQASAVAPGLPPLHPLTKAYAVVGGPPGGPPVRELAAVPPELTGSRQSFQKAMGNPCEFFVDIM from the exons ATGGCGGAGACCAAAATCATCTACCACATGGACGAGGAGGAGACGCCGTACCTGGTCAAGCTGCCCGTAGCTCCCGAGCGCGTCACGCTGGCCGACTTCAAGAACGTGCTCAGCAACCGGCCGGTGCACGCCTACAAATTCTTCTTCAAGTCCATGGACCAGGACTTCGG GGTGGTGAAGGAGGAGATCTTCGATGACAATGCCAAGTTGCCCTGCTTCAATGGCCGGGTGGTTTCCTGG CTGGTCCTGGCTGAGGGCGCTCACTCGGATGCAGGGTCCCAGGGCACTGACAGCCACACGGACCTGCCCCCACCCCTTGAGAGGACAGGCGGCATTGGGGACTCCAGGCCCCCCTCCTTCCA TCCAAATGTTGCCAGTAGCCGGGACGGAATGGACAATGAGACAGGCACAGAGTCTATGGTCAGTCACCGGCGGGAGCGAGCCCGACGTCGAAACCGCGATGAGG CTGCCCGGACCAATGGGCACCCGAGAGGGGATCGGCGGCGGGACCTGGGACTACCTCCAGACAGTGCATCCACTGTACTGAGCAGTGAGCTTGAATCTAGCAGCTTTATTGACTCAGATGAGGAGGACAATACGAGCCG GCTGAGCAGCTCCACAGAGCAGAGCACCTCCTCTCGGCTAGTTCGGAAGCACAAATGCCGTCGTCGGAAGCAGCGCTTGAGGCAGACAGACCGG GCATCCTCCTTCAGCAGCATCACAGACTCCACCATGTCCCTGAACATCATCACCGTCACTCTCAACATGG AGAGGCACCACTTCCTGGGCATCAGCATCGTGGGCCAGAGCAACGACCGGGGTGATGGCGGCATCTACATTGGATCCATCATGAAGGGCGGGGCCGTGGCTGCTGATGGCCGCATTGAGCCGGGCGACATGTTGCTGCAG GTGAACGATGTCAACTTTGAGAACATGAGCAATGACGACGCTGTACGGGTGCTTCGGGAGATCGTGTCCCAGACAGG GCCCATCAGTCTCACAGTGGCCAAGTGCTGGGACCCAACCCCTCGGAGCTACTTCACCATCCCAAGGG CTGACCCAGTGCGACCCATCGACCCGGCTGCCTGGCTGTCCCACACAGCAGCACTGACGGGTGCCCTGCCCCGCTATGGTACGAGTCCCTGCTCCAGCGCCATCACACGCACCAGCTCTTCCTCACTAACCAGCTCAGTGCCTGGCGCCCCAC AGCTTGAGGAGGCACCGCTGACTGTGAAGAGTGACATGAGTGCCATTGTCCGCGTCATGCAGTTGCCAGACTCAGGACTGGAGATCCGGGACCGCATGTGGCTTAAGATCACCATTGCCAATGCTGTCATTG GGGCGGATGTGGTGGACTGGCTGTACACACACGTGGAGGGCTTCAAGGAGCGAAGGGAGGCAAGAAAGTATGCCAGCAGTATGCTGAAGCACGGTTTCCTGAGGCACACCGTGAACAAGATCACCTTTTCTGAGCAGTGCTACTATGTCTTTGGCGACCTGTGCAGTA aCCTCGCATCCCTGAACCTCAACAGTGGCTCCAGTGGAGCCTCAGATCAGGACACACTGGCCCCACTGCCCCACCCATCAGTACCCTGGCCCTTGGGTCAAGGCTACCCCTACCAGTACCCAGgacccccgccctgcttcccgcCTGCTTACCAGGACCCTGGCTTCAGCTGCGGCAGCGGCAGTGCTGGGAGCCAGCAGAGTGAAG GGAGCAAGAGCAGTGGGTCCACACGGAGCAGCCATCGGACCCCAGGCCGAGAGGAGCGCCGGGCAACTGGAGCTGGGGGTAGTGGCAGTGAATCAGACCACACAGTACCAAGTGGGTCTGGTAGCACCGGCTGGTGGGAGCGGCCTGTCAGCCAGCTTAGCCGTGGCAGTAGCCCTCGAAGTCAGGCTTCAGCTGTTGCCCCAGGGCTCCCCCCACTGCACCCCCTTACAAAGGCCTATGCAGTAGTGGGTGGGCCACCTGGAGGGCCACCCGTCCGGGAGCTGGCTGCTGTCCCTCCAGAACTTACAGGTAGCCGCCAGTCCTTCCAAAAGGCCATGGGAAACCCCTGTGAGTTCTTTGTGGACATCATGTGA
- the Dvl1 gene encoding segment polarity protein dishevelled homolog DVL-1 isoform 2 (isoform 2 is encoded by transcript variant 3), whose translation MAETKIIYHMDEEETPYLVKLPVAPERVTLADFKNVLSNRPVHAYKFFFKSMDQDFGVVKEEIFDDNAKLPCFNGRVVSWLVLAEGAHSDAGSQGTDSHTDLPPPLERTGGIGDSRPPSFHPNVASSRDGMDNETGTESMVSHRRERARRRNRDEAARTNGHPRGDRRRDLGLPPDSASTVLSSELESSSFIDSDEEDNTSRLSSSTEQSTSSRLVRKHKCRRRKQRLRQTDRASSFSSITDSTMSLNIITVTLNMERHHFLGISIVGQSNDRGDGGIYIGSIMKGGAVAADGRIEPGDMLLQVNDVNFENMSNDDAVRVLREIVSQTGPISLTVAKCWDPTPRSYFTIPRADPVRPIDPAAWLSHTAALTGALPRYGTSPCSSAITRTSSSSLTSSVPGAPQLEEAPLTVKSDMSAIVRVMQLPDSGLEIRDRMWLKITIANAVIGADVVDWLYTHVEGFKERREARKYASSMLKHGFLRHTVNKITFSEQCYYVFGDLCSNLASLNLNSGSSGASDQDTLAPLPHPSVPWPLGQGYPYQYPGPPPCFPPAYQDPGFSCGSGSAGSQQSEALD comes from the exons ATGGCGGAGACCAAAATCATCTACCACATGGACGAGGAGGAGACGCCGTACCTGGTCAAGCTGCCCGTAGCTCCCGAGCGCGTCACGCTGGCCGACTTCAAGAACGTGCTCAGCAACCGGCCGGTGCACGCCTACAAATTCTTCTTCAAGTCCATGGACCAGGACTTCGG GGTGGTGAAGGAGGAGATCTTCGATGACAATGCCAAGTTGCCCTGCTTCAATGGCCGGGTGGTTTCCTGG CTGGTCCTGGCTGAGGGCGCTCACTCGGATGCAGGGTCCCAGGGCACTGACAGCCACACGGACCTGCCCCCACCCCTTGAGAGGACAGGCGGCATTGGGGACTCCAGGCCCCCCTCCTTCCA TCCAAATGTTGCCAGTAGCCGGGACGGAATGGACAATGAGACAGGCACAGAGTCTATGGTCAGTCACCGGCGGGAGCGAGCCCGACGTCGAAACCGCGATGAGG CTGCCCGGACCAATGGGCACCCGAGAGGGGATCGGCGGCGGGACCTGGGACTACCTCCAGACAGTGCATCCACTGTACTGAGCAGTGAGCTTGAATCTAGCAGCTTTATTGACTCAGATGAGGAGGACAATACGAGCCG GCTGAGCAGCTCCACAGAGCAGAGCACCTCCTCTCGGCTAGTTCGGAAGCACAAATGCCGTCGTCGGAAGCAGCGCTTGAGGCAGACAGACCGG GCATCCTCCTTCAGCAGCATCACAGACTCCACCATGTCCCTGAACATCATCACCGTCACTCTCAACATGG AGAGGCACCACTTCCTGGGCATCAGCATCGTGGGCCAGAGCAACGACCGGGGTGATGGCGGCATCTACATTGGATCCATCATGAAGGGCGGGGCCGTGGCTGCTGATGGCCGCATTGAGCCGGGCGACATGTTGCTGCAG GTGAACGATGTCAACTTTGAGAACATGAGCAATGACGACGCTGTACGGGTGCTTCGGGAGATCGTGTCCCAGACAGG GCCCATCAGTCTCACAGTGGCCAAGTGCTGGGACCCAACCCCTCGGAGCTACTTCACCATCCCAAGGG CTGACCCAGTGCGACCCATCGACCCGGCTGCCTGGCTGTCCCACACAGCAGCACTGACGGGTGCCCTGCCCCGCTATGGTACGAGTCCCTGCTCCAGCGCCATCACACGCACCAGCTCTTCCTCACTAACCAGCTCAGTGCCTGGCGCCCCAC AGCTTGAGGAGGCACCGCTGACTGTGAAGAGTGACATGAGTGCCATTGTCCGCGTCATGCAGTTGCCAGACTCAGGACTGGAGATCCGGGACCGCATGTGGCTTAAGATCACCATTGCCAATGCTGTCATTG GGGCGGATGTGGTGGACTGGCTGTACACACACGTGGAGGGCTTCAAGGAGCGAAGGGAGGCAAGAAAGTATGCCAGCAGTATGCTGAAGCACGGTTTCCTGAGGCACACCGTGAACAAGATCACCTTTTCTGAGCAGTGCTACTATGTCTTTGGCGACCTGTGCAGTA aCCTCGCATCCCTGAACCTCAACAGTGGCTCCAGTGGAGCCTCAGATCAGGACACACTGGCCCCACTGCCCCACCCATCAGTACCCTGGCCCTTGGGTCAAGGCTACCCCTACCAGTACCCAGgacccccgccctgcttcccgcCTGCTTACCAGGACCCTGGCTTCAGCTGCGGCAGCGGCAGTGCTGGGAGCCAGCAGAGTGAAG CCTTAGACTGA
- the Dvl1 gene encoding segment polarity protein dishevelled homolog DVL-1 isoform X6, translating to MAETKIIYHMDEEETPYLVKLPVAPERVTLADFKNVLSNRPVHAYKFFFKSMDQDFGVVKEEIFDDNAKLPCFNGRVVSWLVLAEGAHSDAGSQGTDSHTDLPPPLERTGGIGDSRPPSFHPNVASSRDGMDNETGTESMVSHRRERARRRNRDEAARTNGHPRGDRRRDLGLPPDSASTVLSSELESSSFIDSDEEDNTSRLSSSTEQSTSSRLVRKHKCRRRKQRLRQTDRASSFSSITDSTMSLNIITVTLNMERHHFLGISIVGQSNDRGDGGIYIGSIMKGGAVAADGRIEPGDMLLQVNDVNFENMSNDDAVRVLREIVSQTGPISLTVAKCWDPTPRSYFTIPRADPVRPIDPAAWLSHTAALTGALPRYGTSPCSSAITRTSSSSLTSSVPGAPRSRCEPGLREVCSAELEEAPLTVKSDMSAIVRVMQLPDSGLEIRDRMWLKITIANAVIGADVVDWLYTHVEGFKERREARKYASSMLKHGFLRHTVNKITFSEQCYYVFGDLCSNLASLNLNSGSSGASDQDTLAPLPHPSVPWPLGQGYPYQYPGPPPCFPPAYQDPGFSCGSGSAGSQQSEALD from the exons ATGGCGGAGACCAAAATCATCTACCACATGGACGAGGAGGAGACGCCGTACCTGGTCAAGCTGCCCGTAGCTCCCGAGCGCGTCACGCTGGCCGACTTCAAGAACGTGCTCAGCAACCGGCCGGTGCACGCCTACAAATTCTTCTTCAAGTCCATGGACCAGGACTTCGG GGTGGTGAAGGAGGAGATCTTCGATGACAATGCCAAGTTGCCCTGCTTCAATGGCCGGGTGGTTTCCTGG CTGGTCCTGGCTGAGGGCGCTCACTCGGATGCAGGGTCCCAGGGCACTGACAGCCACACGGACCTGCCCCCACCCCTTGAGAGGACAGGCGGCATTGGGGACTCCAGGCCCCCCTCCTTCCA TCCAAATGTTGCCAGTAGCCGGGACGGAATGGACAATGAGACAGGCACAGAGTCTATGGTCAGTCACCGGCGGGAGCGAGCCCGACGTCGAAACCGCGATGAGG CTGCCCGGACCAATGGGCACCCGAGAGGGGATCGGCGGCGGGACCTGGGACTACCTCCAGACAGTGCATCCACTGTACTGAGCAGTGAGCTTGAATCTAGCAGCTTTATTGACTCAGATGAGGAGGACAATACGAGCCG GCTGAGCAGCTCCACAGAGCAGAGCACCTCCTCTCGGCTAGTTCGGAAGCACAAATGCCGTCGTCGGAAGCAGCGCTTGAGGCAGACAGACCGG GCATCCTCCTTCAGCAGCATCACAGACTCCACCATGTCCCTGAACATCATCACCGTCACTCTCAACATGG AGAGGCACCACTTCCTGGGCATCAGCATCGTGGGCCAGAGCAACGACCGGGGTGATGGCGGCATCTACATTGGATCCATCATGAAGGGCGGGGCCGTGGCTGCTGATGGCCGCATTGAGCCGGGCGACATGTTGCTGCAG GTGAACGATGTCAACTTTGAGAACATGAGCAATGACGACGCTGTACGGGTGCTTCGGGAGATCGTGTCCCAGACAGG GCCCATCAGTCTCACAGTGGCCAAGTGCTGGGACCCAACCCCTCGGAGCTACTTCACCATCCCAAGGG CTGACCCAGTGCGACCCATCGACCCGGCTGCCTGGCTGTCCCACACAGCAGCACTGACGGGTGCCCTGCCCCGCTATGGTACGAGTCCCTGCTCCAGCGCCATCACACGCACCAGCTCTTCCTCACTAACCAGCTCAGTGCCTGGCGCCCCAC GTTCACGCTGTGAGCCTGGGCTCAGGGAAGTGTGCTCTGCAGAGCTTGAGGAGGCACCGCTGACTGTGAAGAGTGACATGAGTGCCATTGTCCGCGTCATGCAGTTGCCAGACTCAGGACTGGAGATCCGGGACCGCATGTGGCTTAAGATCACCATTGCCAATGCTGTCATTG GGGCGGATGTGGTGGACTGGCTGTACACACACGTGGAGGGCTTCAAGGAGCGAAGGGAGGCAAGAAAGTATGCCAGCAGTATGCTGAAGCACGGTTTCCTGAGGCACACCGTGAACAAGATCACCTTTTCTGAGCAGTGCTACTATGTCTTTGGCGACCTGTGCAGTA aCCTCGCATCCCTGAACCTCAACAGTGGCTCCAGTGGAGCCTCAGATCAGGACACACTGGCCCCACTGCCCCACCCATCAGTACCCTGGCCCTTGGGTCAAGGCTACCCCTACCAGTACCCAGgacccccgccctgcttcccgcCTGCTTACCAGGACCCTGGCTTCAGCTGCGGCAGCGGCAGTGCTGGGAGCCAGCAGAGTGAAG CCTTAGACTGA